The genomic region GTGTCGCTTAAGCCCCTCGCGCTGCTGTTCTCCACGCCCTACAGCTTCCTGCCCAAGAACGGGTCGTTCGATGCCTATTTCAGCATGTGGGAATCGGTCCCCATGCTGGGCATGCACATCTTCAATTCCTTCTTCATCTCCAGCGTCGTCACGCTGATCGTGGTGGTCATTGTGGTGCCGGCCTCCTACGCCTTTGCCCGTTTCCAGTTTACCGGCTCCAGCCTGATGCTGGGCGGCTTTCTGGCGGTCAACATGTTCTCGGGCGCCGTGCTGCTGATCCCGCTGTTCCGCCTGATGCGCCAGCTGGGCCTGCTCAATACCTACTGGGCCATGATCGTGCCGGGCGCCGCCTTCCTGATCCCCAGCTCCATCTGGCTGCTGCGCACCTACATGATGCGCATTCCCAAGGAGTTGGATGAGGCCGCATGGGTCGATGGCGCATCCCGTCTCTACACGCTGCGCCGGGTCATTCTGCCTCTGGCCATGCCGGGCATCGTGGTGGTCGCCATCATGACCTTTATCGGTGCCTATGCGCAGCAGTTCATCTTCGCCCTGACCTTCAACTCCAAGACAGAATTCATGCCCCTGCCGGTTGGCCTCTTCGCCTTCTTCGGCAAGCAGGAAGTGATCTGGAACGAGTTGATGGCAGCCAGTTTCATCGGAATCCTGCCGGTCATGATCGTCATCGTGTTCCTGCAGCGCTACCTGGTTGCCGGCCTCACCGCCGGTGCCATCAAGCAGTAAGACCACCAAGGGAATCGAGATCGGGGTCTAGCGATCCCGGTTGAGGGAAGTCGCCTCTCGGGGCGCACACAAAAGGGAGACTACAAAGTGAAAAAGACTATCGCACTGACCGCGGTATCGTTGCTGGCTGTCGCCGTTGCAACACCCGCTGCCTTCGCCCAGGACAAGGAAATCAGCTTCATCAACTGTGGTGACGAGCTGACCGCTGGTTACGCCGAATACTTCGCCGAATGGGAAGCTGCCAACCCAGGTTACAAGGTCGCTCCCGAGATCGTCGGTTGGGGCCAGTGCCAGGACAAGGTGACCACCTTGGCCGCTGCTGGCACGCCCGTTTCGCTGGCCTATGTTGGCTCGCGTACCCTCAAGCAGTTTGCGCTCAACGACCTCATCGTGCCCGTGCCGATGACCGATGAAGAAAAAGCCGGCTACTACAACTACGTGCCCGACACCGTCACCTTTGACGGCACTCAGTGGGGCGTGCCGGTTGCCTTCTCGACCAAGGCCCTGTTCTGGAACAAGGACCTGTTCGAAGCCGCAGGCCTCGATCCTGAAGTTGCGCCCAAGACCTGGGAAGAAAAGATCGCTTTCGCCAAGCAGATTTCGGAAAACACCGACGCTGCCGGCTATGGCGTTGTCGCCAAGACCTTCGACAACACCATGCACCAGTTCTTGCACTGGGTTTACACCAATGACGGCCAGATCATCGACGCCGATGGCAATATTGTTGCCGACAGCCCACAGGTCCTGGCGGCCCTGACCGCTCTGCATGACATCACTGCCTATGCAGAAGAAGGTCCGACCGCTTACGAGCAGAACGAAGTCCGTGCCATCTGGCTCGACGGTGGCGTTGCCATGATCGAAGCCAGCGTTGGTGCCGCTCTGCGCGGTGAAGAAGCCGGCATGAACTGGGGCGTGGCGCCACTGCCACTGGGTCCCGATGCCAAGGGTCCCGGCACGCTGCTGATCACTGACTCGCTGGCCGTGTTCAAGGGTACCGGGGTTGAAGAGCAGGCCATCAGCCTGGCCAAGTTCATCACTGCGCCTGAGCGTCAGTGGGATGCTGAAATGGCCCAGGGCCTGACCCCACTGCGCCCACTGCAGCCACAGACCGACGCACTGGTCGCCGAAAAGCCCTACTGGAAGCCATTCCTGGACGGCATCGAATTCGGTGGTCCTGAGCCTCTGTTCACCGACTATGTCGGCCTGCAGAACACCATGATCGAAATGGTTCAGTCCGTTGTGACTGACGCTGCCACGCCAGAAGAAGCCCTCACCAAGGCTGCTGGCGAACTCGAGCAGTACAAGTAAGGTCCTCCGACCTGGCCGCCGTCCCTGCACCGGGGCGGCGGCACCTTCTTTCCCATCGCCTGCCCGCGGACCAGTCCGCCGACCGGAGACGACCCATGTCGCAGCTCAGCCTCAAACGCCTCGAAAAGTCCTTCAACGAAGCCCGCATCATCAAGGGCATCGATCTGGAGGTATCCGAAGGTGAATTCGTGGTCTTTGTCGGCCCGTCCGGCTGTGGCAAGTCCACACTGCTCCGCATGATTGCCGGTCTTGAGGACGTCAGCGAAGGCGAGATCGAAATCAGCGGCAAGGTGGTCAATGATCTGCCACCCGTGCAGCGCGGCATCGCCATGGTGTTCCAGAGCTACGCGCTCTACCCGCACATGACCGTATACGAAAACATCGCTTTCCCCCTGCGCGTGGAAAAGCTGCCCAATGCTGAAGTCGCGGCGCGCGTTGACGCTGCCGCCAAGGTGCTGCAGCTGGAATCGCGCCTGCAGCATCGCCCCGGCCAGCTTTCGGGTGGCCAGCGCCAGCGCGTTGCCATTGGCCGCGCCATTGTGCGCCAGCCCAAGATCTTCCTGTTCGACGAACCCCTGTCCAATCTCGACGCCGCCCTGCGCTCCGAAATGCGCATCGAGCTGATGGAGCTGCACAAGCGCCTGGGCTCCACCATGGTCTATGTCACCCATGATCAGGTCGAAGCCATGACCATGGCCGACAAGATCGTGGTGCTTGATGCCGGGCAGATTTCCCAGGTCGGCTCGCCGCTCGAGCTGTATCACAAGCCCGACAATCTCTTTGTTGCCGGCTTCATCGGCAGCCCCAAGATGAACTTCATCTCCGGCACGGTCAGCAAGGCCGATGGCACCACCGCGACCATCGATCTGGGCGCGCTCGGCACGCTGGATCTGCCGCGCACCGCAACCGCCATTGCCGGCCAGACGGTGACTGTGGGTATCCGTCCAGAGCATCTTCAGCTGGGCACGGGTGACTTCACCCTCTCGATCACGCCCAATATCGTCGAGCAGCTCGGCATCCATACCGTGAGCTATTCGACGCTCCCCGCTGGCGAGAACTTCATCGCCCTGTTCGAGGGCGATCCGCAGATTCCCGAAGGCGCGCCATCTCAAATCAGTTTCGCGCGCAGCCAGGTGCACCTGTTTGATCAGGCGGGTCTGGCGGTCTACTGAACGGCACATCACGCGCCGGGGAGGTGACCATGCTCGATATTGTTGGACTGCTGCAGACCGAAAAGAACGAATTCACTCGTTCCGAGCGTGCCCTGACCGAAATCGTGCTGGCCGACGTTGATAGCGTTCTCAAGCTCTCCATCGTTGATCTGGCCGCCCAGGCCGATGTGTCCCCCCCCACCGTCACCCGCTTCTGTCGTCGGCTGGGCTGCGACAGCTATGCCGATTTCAAGGTGCGGCTGGCGCAGTCGCGGTTTGTCGGACAGCGCTACTTCGCGCCTGCCGCCGGGCCTTCAAGCGTGCATGAGATCGCTCAGGGCGTCGTCAATGGCATCCAGTCCATCATCTACGAAACCTTCGATCACCTCGACTTTGCTGCCGTCGAGCGCGCCGCCGAAAGCCTGGTCAATTCCAGCTACATCCTCTCCTTCGGCTCGGGTGGTGCCTCTTCCATGATGGCTGGTGAGTTCGAGGCCCGCATGTTTCGCCTCGGTCTCAAGATCGCCTCGACCGATGATCACCAGCTCCAGATGATGCGCGCCGCTGCCGCACCCGCCGGCACTGTCATCGTGGCCTTCTCGCTGTCAGGCAATAACGCCCAGCTGGCCAAGACCCTCACCGTGGCCGGTGAATACGGGCTGACGCGCATCGTCATCACCCGTTCCGCCTCCATGGTCTCGGCGCAGTCCGATATCCTGCTGCCCATCAACTGGCACGAGAACACCGATATTCTGCGCCCCACACCGGGTCGCTATGCCTTCCTCGCGACCATCGACGTACTGGCCCAGACCGTGGCGACCCGACTGGGGCCATCCGCTGTTGCCAGCATGCGCCGCATCAAGCACCAGCTCGTCGTCAATCGCGATGGCGATGACGCCCAACCCCTCGGGGATTGATGATGGCAGGCGCACCAAATCCCCCCGTGCCCGGCGCGACACCTCCCCCTTGATGGGGGAGGCTGGCAGGGGTGTGTCGCCCGTCCAGTTTCCCCCATTGCCAGCCCTGCCCGGAATGGGGAGGGCGCCGCCCTCATGTGCGGCAAATCTCAATTCCTCCACTTCCCCAGGATGACTTCCATGCCCATCGCACTTTCGCTTGCCACCACCTGGACCCCAGCTACCGAGACCGAAGGACTGGCCTATGGGCTTGAGCTCACCAATCATGGTGACGCGCCCATTTCCGGTTTCACCATGGGCTTTTCAGGCCCCGCTCGCATCGACCCCACAGCGACGCTGGAAAACGGCAAGCTGCTCAAGCGCCTCTCCAACTACACACTGATCGCGCCACCTGATGGCTTTGCTTTGGCGCCGGGTGAGACCTGGCGTGCGGTGGCCCGGGGCCTGTCCTATGGCCTGCGCCACTGGAGCGATGGCGCCAATGCTGCCTATGTCGAACTGGCCGATGGCACCATCGTCAATCTCGACACCGCCCCCACCCAGGGCAAGGGGCACAATTCGCCGCTGCTTAAGGGCGCTGCCAAATTCCCTGTGCCCGCCAAGGCACCGGTCGCCGTCTCGATCATCCCCTGGCCCAAATCGGTTGCCACCACGGGCGCCCGTATCGCGCCACAGGGTTTTGACCTGCAGCCGCAGGGCGATGATGCGGGCCAGGCCGCAGCTGCCTTCGCTGGGCTGGTCGACGATCTCTTCCCCGTTGAAGGTCTGGTGCGGCCAGCGGCCGAAGCGGGCATGCCCGTATCCATCACGCACAAAGCGGGCCTGGGCGCCGAAGCCTATGAGATCACCTTTGATGAAGCTGCCGCCAACGTATCGGCAACCACACGTCAGGGCATGCTCTATGGTCTGATCACGCTGGGGCAGATCCTGCGCGGCGCCAGACAGCACCCACAAACCTTCGTCTTCCCCACCGGTGGCACCATCGCCGACGAACCCGGCTTTGCCTATCGCGGCTGCCATCTCGATGTGGCGCGCCAGTTCTATTCGGCCGCTGAAGTCAGCCAGCTCATCAAGCTGATGGCCTGGAACAAGCTCAACAAGTTTCACTGGCACCTGTCCGAAGACGAAGCTTGGCGCATCGAGATCGAGGCATTCCCCGAGCTGACCGAGATCGGCGCCTGGCGCGGTCACGGCAAGGCCCTGCCGCCGCTGCTTGGCTCTGGTCCACAGCCCACCGGTGGCTACTATTCCAAGAACGTCGCCCGTCAGATCGTTGCGCTGGCCGATAGCCTGGCCATCGCCGTCATCCCTGAAATCGACATTCCCGGCCACTCCTATGCCACGCTGCAATCGCTGCCGCAGCTGCGCGATCCGGCCGAGCAGGGTGAGTATCAGTCAGTGCAGGGTTTTCCCAATAATAGCCTGAACCCGGCCTATGAGCCGGTCTATAAATTCGTCGAGACCGTGGTCGATGAAATCCTTGAGCTGTTCCCGGCGGGCATCTTCCACCTCGGGGCTGACGAAGTGCCGCTGGCCGCCTGGTCGGGCTCGCCGCTGGCCCTGGACATGATCGAAAAGCTCGGCGGTCCCGAAATGCGCGCCAAGCATGAGCGCCAGTTCAACAAGCTCAGCGAGTATCACGGCGCCGACGAAATCGAGGGCTCGCCCACCGCGCTCATTCAGGCCGCCTTCGTCCGCCGCGTGCACGAATACATCGCGTCAAAGGGCGCGATTACCGGCGGCTGGGAAGAGGCCGCCCATGGCAATGCGGTCGACCCCGACAAGAGCTTCGTCATCGGTTGGCGCAATGTCGAGATCAACGCGGCGCTGGCCGAAAAGGGCTTCAACATCGTGGTCTCGCCCGGCCAGCGCTACTATCTCGATATGGCCAATGGCGTCGACTGGGCCGAGCCCGGTGCCGGCTGGGCCGGCTGGTCTGGTCCACAGGAAACCTATGAGTTCGAAGCGCGT from Devosia litorisediminis harbors:
- a CDS encoding carbohydrate ABC transporter permease, coding for MIDRYKWYETALMYMGMAVFLFFILAPFIEGFLVSLKPLALLFSTPYSFLPKNGSFDAYFSMWESVPMLGMHIFNSFFISSVVTLIVVVIVVPASYAFARFQFTGSSLMLGGFLAVNMFSGAVLLIPLFRLMRQLGLLNTYWAMIVPGAAFLIPSSIWLLRTYMMRIPKELDEAAWVDGASRLYTLRRVILPLAMPGIVVVAIMTFIGAYAQQFIFALTFNSKTEFMPLPVGLFAFFGKQEVIWNELMAASFIGILPVMIVIVFLQRYLVAGLTAGAIKQ
- a CDS encoding ABC transporter substrate-binding protein, translated to MKKTIALTAVSLLAVAVATPAAFAQDKEISFINCGDELTAGYAEYFAEWEAANPGYKVAPEIVGWGQCQDKVTTLAAAGTPVSLAYVGSRTLKQFALNDLIVPVPMTDEEKAGYYNYVPDTVTFDGTQWGVPVAFSTKALFWNKDLFEAAGLDPEVAPKTWEEKIAFAKQISENTDAAGYGVVAKTFDNTMHQFLHWVYTNDGQIIDADGNIVADSPQVLAALTALHDITAYAEEGPTAYEQNEVRAIWLDGGVAMIEASVGAALRGEEAGMNWGVAPLPLGPDAKGPGTLLITDSLAVFKGTGVEEQAISLAKFITAPERQWDAEMAQGLTPLRPLQPQTDALVAEKPYWKPFLDGIEFGGPEPLFTDYVGLQNTMIEMVQSVVTDAATPEEALTKAAGELEQYK
- a CDS encoding ABC transporter ATP-binding protein, with amino-acid sequence MSQLSLKRLEKSFNEARIIKGIDLEVSEGEFVVFVGPSGCGKSTLLRMIAGLEDVSEGEIEISGKVVNDLPPVQRGIAMVFQSYALYPHMTVYENIAFPLRVEKLPNAEVAARVDAAAKVLQLESRLQHRPGQLSGGQRQRVAIGRAIVRQPKIFLFDEPLSNLDAALRSEMRIELMELHKRLGSTMVYVTHDQVEAMTMADKIVVLDAGQISQVGSPLELYHKPDNLFVAGFIGSPKMNFISGTVSKADGTTATIDLGALGTLDLPRTATAIAGQTVTVGIRPEHLQLGTGDFTLSITPNIVEQLGIHTVSYSTLPAGENFIALFEGDPQIPEGAPSQISFARSQVHLFDQAGLAVY
- a CDS encoding MurR/RpiR family transcriptional regulator; the protein is MLDIVGLLQTEKNEFTRSERALTEIVLADVDSVLKLSIVDLAAQADVSPPTVTRFCRRLGCDSYADFKVRLAQSRFVGQRYFAPAAGPSSVHEIAQGVVNGIQSIIYETFDHLDFAAVERAAESLVNSSYILSFGSGGASSMMAGEFEARMFRLGLKIASTDDHQLQMMRAAAAPAGTVIVAFSLSGNNAQLAKTLTVAGEYGLTRIVITRSASMVSAQSDILLPINWHENTDILRPTPGRYAFLATIDVLAQTVATRLGPSAVASMRRIKHQLVVNRDGDDAQPLGD
- a CDS encoding beta-N-acetylhexosaminidase, coding for MTSMPIALSLATTWTPATETEGLAYGLELTNHGDAPISGFTMGFSGPARIDPTATLENGKLLKRLSNYTLIAPPDGFALAPGETWRAVARGLSYGLRHWSDGANAAYVELADGTIVNLDTAPTQGKGHNSPLLKGAAKFPVPAKAPVAVSIIPWPKSVATTGARIAPQGFDLQPQGDDAGQAAAAFAGLVDDLFPVEGLVRPAAEAGMPVSITHKAGLGAEAYEITFDEAAANVSATTRQGMLYGLITLGQILRGARQHPQTFVFPTGGTIADEPGFAYRGCHLDVARQFYSAAEVSQLIKLMAWNKLNKFHWHLSEDEAWRIEIEAFPELTEIGAWRGHGKALPPLLGSGPQPTGGYYSKNVARQIVALADSLAIAVIPEIDIPGHSYATLQSLPQLRDPAEQGEYQSVQGFPNNSLNPAYEPVYKFVETVVDEILELFPAGIFHLGADEVPLAAWSGSPLALDMIEKLGGPEMRAKHERQFNKLSEYHGADEIEGSPTALIQAAFVRRVHEYIASKGAITGGWEEAAHGNAVDPDKSFVIGWRNVEINAALAEKGFNIVVSPGQRYYLDMANGVDWAEPGAGWAGWSGPQETYEFEARAGFSEQGLEKLMGVQACIWSESMTDRAIFDRLVFPRLSAIAEAGWTAPDRKSWDRFKSLVGLMPIMYGHWSA